Proteins encoded within one genomic window of Lysinibacillus sphaericus:
- a CDS encoding MBL fold metallo-hydrolase produces the protein MTIRLQHIRHATSILFINEKRILIDPMLSDVSKLAPVPFTRNYRRNPLTPLPVPLNIFEDMDAILLTHRHFDHWDKRAMAILNKQIPVFCQPQDATAIRSAGFKKVIAINDCYEWEGIHLKRLAGRHAPGITGKLLGPVSSFCLNTTEEGSIYIVSDCIWTPAIDRAFRELQPDIAILNASEAQMIWGTVITMTREDVARIARLSPNTKLVIVHLETINHCKLSRAQLTNFLDEQRLAHVSVPNDGDILSL, from the coding sequence ATGACCATTCGCCTCCAACATATTCGACACGCAACGTCGATTTTATTTATCAACGAAAAACGCATACTAATTGATCCAATGTTAAGTGATGTCAGTAAACTTGCACCCGTGCCATTTACCCGAAATTATCGTAGAAATCCATTAACTCCATTACCTGTTCCACTAAACATTTTTGAAGATATGGATGCCATCTTATTAACGCATCGTCACTTTGACCACTGGGATAAAAGAGCGATGGCTATCCTGAACAAACAGATTCCTGTCTTTTGTCAGCCACAAGATGCCACAGCAATACGGTCTGCGGGTTTTAAAAAGGTAATAGCTATCAATGATTGTTATGAATGGGAAGGAATTCACTTGAAACGACTAGCAGGACGACATGCACCTGGTATTACTGGCAAATTACTAGGACCTGTTTCTAGCTTTTGCTTAAATACGACGGAAGAAGGTTCCATTTATATCGTCAGTGATTGTATTTGGACACCAGCTATAGACAGAGCTTTCAGAGAGTTGCAGCCGGATATCGCCATTTTAAATGCATCAGAGGCACAGATGATATGGGGAACTGTAATAACAATGACGCGCGAAGATGTTGCACGTATTGCTCGCTTATCCCCAAACACAAAGCTTGTGATTGTCCATCTTGAAACCATCAATCATTGCAAATTAAGCCGAGCGCAGTTAACTAATTTTCTAGACGAGCAGCGACTAGCACACGTATCAGTGCCGAATGATGGTGATATTTTGTCGCTTTAA
- a CDS encoding Parvovirus coat protein VP1-like protein gives MNRNRKIGFCYPGYRYCGPGCSGPGAPTNAVDSCCKKHDECYAKYGRTKYCDDRFQKCLLPQMNTNSKMSRDAKLFYKVFHLRHNFF, from the coding sequence GTGAATAGGAATAGAAAAATAGGATTTTGTTATCCAGGCTATAGATATTGTGGACCGGGATGTTCAGGCCCAGGCGCACCAACAAATGCAGTTGATTCTTGCTGTAAGAAGCATGACGAATGTTATGCCAAATACGGTAGAACAAAATACTGTGATGATAGGTTTCAAAAATGTTTATTGCCACAAATGAACACCAACAGCAAAATGAGCAGGGACGCTAAATTGTTCTATAAAGTATTTCATTTGCGCCATAACTTCTTTTAG
- a CDS encoding AraC family transcriptional regulator — protein sequence MSWIESIQKAINYIEEHLHETITMEQIAQEVNASVFHFQRTFSILTDMSIADYIRRRRLTLAAQELINTDSKVIDIAYKYGYDSPEAFTKAFRKQHNVTPSEVRKQQGPLQSYNRLIIQVTLKGAEPMKYNIVEKEKFQVVGVKRTYNCQTGENLQGIPQFWNELNGQGMDEQLFTLNNGQIKGVLGVCVPDENYKDNSLIDYWIATDHVGEVPENMLAMEVPASKWVVFEVRGPMPDAMQNAWKKIFSEWFPSNPYEPAGTAELEVYTDEDPTSENLYSEIWIPIK from the coding sequence TTGAGTTGGATTGAGTCGATTCAAAAGGCAATAAATTATATAGAAGAGCATTTACATGAAACCATTACGATGGAACAAATAGCACAAGAAGTAAATGCCTCTGTTTTTCATTTTCAACGGACATTTTCTATTTTAACAGATATGTCTATCGCAGATTATATTAGACGAAGAAGATTAACGTTGGCTGCCCAAGAGTTAATCAATACAGATAGTAAAGTAATCGACATCGCCTACAAATATGGCTACGACTCTCCTGAAGCTTTTACCAAAGCATTTCGAAAGCAGCATAACGTAACGCCAAGTGAAGTACGTAAACAGCAAGGACCATTACAATCATACAATCGCCTGATAATCCAGGTGACTTTGAAGGGAGCAGAACCAATGAAATATAACATTGTAGAGAAAGAGAAGTTTCAAGTCGTGGGTGTCAAAAGAACGTATAATTGCCAAACAGGTGAGAATTTACAAGGCATACCTCAATTTTGGAATGAACTAAATGGGCAAGGTATGGACGAGCAATTATTTACATTAAACAACGGGCAAATCAAAGGGGTACTTGGTGTGTGTGTACCAGATGAAAACTATAAGGATAACAGTTTAATAGACTATTGGATTGCAACAGATCACGTAGGAGAAGTACCTGAAAATATGTTAGCAATGGAAGTACCGGCATCCAAATGGGTTGTATTCGAAGTGCGAGGCCCGATGCCTGATGCGATGCAAAATGCTTGGAAGAAAATTTTCTCGGAATGGTTCCCATCCAATCCATATGAACCTGCTGGAACAGCTGAATTAGAGGTTTATACGGATGAAGATCCTACAAGTGAAAATTTATATTCGGAAATTTGGATACCGATTAAGTAG
- a CDS encoding branched-chain amino acid aminotransferase translates to MTMLEIKKELTTQPKEKPAVDQLGFGQFFTDHMFIVDYTEGMGWHDPRIIPYQPLSIDPSAMVFHYGQAVFEGLKAYATVDNGVLLFRPDRNFNRLNHSNERIVIPAIDEELALEALKQLVTLDREWVPTAPGTSLYIRPFIIATEPHLGVHPSNSYQFIIIMSPSGSYYKEGINPVKIMVEQHFVRAVVGGTGEAKTAGNYASALKGQEIAHKEGYSQTLWLDGKEHRYIEEVGSMNIFFKINGTVITPALNGSILPGITRDSMLHVLKAKNIPVEERRISIDEVVEAYHNGTLEEAFGTGTAAVISPVGELKWRDEKILINNGEIGEISQMLYDTLTGIQNGTLEDSFGWTIKL, encoded by the coding sequence ATGACGATGTTAGAAATTAAAAAAGAATTAACAACACAACCAAAAGAAAAACCTGCAGTAGACCAATTAGGGTTCGGACAATTTTTTACAGATCACATGTTTATAGTCGATTATACTGAAGGAATGGGATGGCATGATCCACGCATTATCCCGTATCAGCCACTTTCTATCGATCCATCAGCAATGGTCTTCCATTATGGACAAGCTGTATTTGAAGGCTTAAAAGCTTATGCAACAGTAGATAACGGCGTGCTATTATTCCGTCCAGACCGTAATTTCAACCGTTTAAATCATTCAAATGAGCGTATCGTCATTCCAGCAATTGATGAAGAACTTGCGTTAGAGGCGTTAAAGCAATTAGTAACATTGGATCGTGAATGGGTTCCAACCGCACCAGGAACATCTCTTTATATCCGTCCATTTATTATTGCAACCGAGCCTCACTTGGGCGTACACCCTTCGAATAGTTATCAATTTATTATTATTATGTCACCGTCGGGTTCTTACTACAAAGAAGGCATTAATCCAGTCAAAATTATGGTGGAACAGCACTTTGTACGAGCTGTTGTGGGGGGAACTGGCGAAGCAAAAACCGCTGGTAACTATGCAAGTGCCCTGAAAGGACAAGAAATTGCGCACAAGGAAGGCTACTCTCAAACATTATGGCTTGACGGCAAGGAACACCGTTATATTGAAGAAGTAGGGAGCATGAATATTTTCTTCAAAATAAATGGTACTGTCATTACGCCAGCATTAAACGGAAGCATCTTACCAGGTATTACGCGTGATTCGATGCTGCACGTATTAAAAGCAAAAAACATCCCAGTCGAAGAACGTCGCATTTCAATTGATGAAGTGGTTGAAGCCTATCATAACGGCACATTGGAAGAAGCATTTGGTACGGGCACGGCAGCAGTTATTTCACCTGTCGGAGAGTTGAAATGGCGCGACGAAAAAATCCTAATTAATAACGGTGAAATTGGTGAAATTTCACAAATGCTTTACGATACATTAACAGGCATCCAAAATGGCACGCTTGAAGATTCATTCGGTTGGACAATTAAATTATAG
- a CDS encoding tautomerase family protein, which produces MGQVKIYGVKDSLNPIKATLSTIIHACMVEALALPSDKKFHRIFPMDKEDFCFPSDRSDAYTIIEISMFEGRTVETKKQLFTLLFDKIHSELRIAPQDIEITIFETPKHNWGIRGLPGDELTLTYNVNV; this is translated from the coding sequence ATGGGGCAAGTTAAAATATATGGTGTGAAAGATAGCTTAAATCCTATTAAGGCAACATTATCGACGATTATTCATGCATGTATGGTAGAGGCACTTGCATTGCCTTCAGATAAGAAATTTCATCGCATTTTTCCGATGGATAAAGAAGATTTTTGCTTTCCCAGTGATAGAAGTGATGCCTATACCATTATTGAAATAAGCATGTTTGAAGGTCGAACAGTGGAAACGAAAAAGCAATTATTTACATTGTTGTTTGACAAGATTCATAGTGAACTGCGTATAGCGCCTCAAGATATCGAAATTACGATTTTTGAAACGCCAAAACATAATTGGGGAATACGGGGACTGCCTGGAGATGAGTTAACATTAACTTATAACGTAAATGTATGA
- a CDS encoding phytoene desaturase family protein, protein MKVSIIGGGLGGLACAISLAHKGYEVHLFEKNSTLGGKMRPVTLGDYYFDFGPNTITMPYVFNQVIEQTGVDAAPYFRFVEVQPHMKNVGVNGETFYLSNDRAFMIRQLQHLDPHGAKNYPAFITEISRLYFLARQHFLNKAFLSKKDFISPKLANALLAVRPFETLEKFLQRYFTNPFVLQCFLRYATYIGSSPYKTPATFAMIAYLELVEGVYYVPGGTASIAKGFERRARELGVKIYTNSEVINIDIDNGVAKSIELKQGEKISSDLLVVNADILQAMPTLMDSSFLAKKRQITPSSSVFVILAGLNKKIASLEHHNVFFSPNYFNEFEQLFEQKVYANEPTIYICNSSKTDVTRSPKGDNLLILVNAPAGQTPPYQYDEIIMKQLERYSIYIKDAIVQKQIITPQTIEQDFNSYKGALYGYASNSFRSAFFRHPNKSSIASNLYFVGGSTHPGGGSPLVTLGGMHVADAIVNQH, encoded by the coding sequence ATGAAGGTTAGTATTATTGGCGGTGGGTTAGGCGGGCTTGCCTGTGCCATTTCACTTGCACATAAAGGATACGAGGTGCATTTATTTGAGAAAAATAGTACGCTGGGCGGTAAAATGCGTCCAGTTACGTTAGGTGACTACTATTTTGATTTTGGACCGAATACGATAACGATGCCCTATGTCTTTAATCAAGTAATTGAACAAACAGGTGTTGATGCAGCCCCTTATTTTCGCTTTGTTGAGGTACAACCACATATGAAAAATGTAGGAGTAAATGGCGAAACATTTTATTTGTCAAATGATCGAGCGTTTATGATTCGTCAGTTACAGCATTTAGATCCACATGGAGCAAAAAATTATCCAGCCTTTATTACAGAAATATCTCGACTATACTTTTTAGCAAGACAGCATTTTTTAAATAAAGCTTTTCTATCAAAAAAGGATTTTATATCACCGAAACTAGCCAACGCGCTTTTAGCAGTTCGCCCCTTTGAAACATTGGAAAAGTTTTTGCAACGTTATTTTACGAATCCTTTTGTTTTGCAATGTTTTTTGCGGTATGCAACGTATATTGGGTCGTCTCCGTATAAGACACCTGCCACATTTGCGATGATTGCCTATTTAGAACTTGTGGAAGGCGTTTATTATGTACCTGGTGGGACGGCTTCAATTGCCAAAGGTTTTGAAAGGCGTGCACGTGAGCTTGGGGTGAAAATTTATACGAACAGTGAAGTAATAAATATTGATATAGACAATGGTGTAGCAAAAAGTATTGAACTCAAACAGGGTGAGAAAATTTCTAGTGACTTATTGGTAGTAAATGCAGATATTTTACAGGCAATGCCAACGTTAATGGACAGTAGCTTTCTCGCAAAAAAGAGGCAGATTACGCCATCGTCCTCGGTTTTCGTTATTCTAGCAGGCTTAAATAAAAAGATAGCATCTTTGGAACACCATAATGTCTTTTTCTCACCAAACTATTTTAACGAGTTTGAGCAACTATTTGAGCAAAAGGTTTATGCGAACGAGCCGACAATTTACATTTGCAATTCATCTAAAACAGATGTGACTCGTTCTCCTAAAGGTGATAATTTGCTTATTTTAGTGAATGCACCCGCTGGGCAAACACCACCTTACCAATATGATGAAATAATAATGAAACAACTTGAGCGATATAGCATTTATATAAAAGACGCCATTGTACAAAAGCAAATTATTACGCCACAAACGATTGAACAAGACTTCAATAGCTATAAGGGTGCTTTATATGGGTATGCATCCAATAGTTTTCGCAGTGCTTTTTTTCGTCATCCCAATAAGAGTTCGATTGCATCAAACTTATACTTTGTAGGTGGCAGTACGCATCCAGGAGGGGGATCACCTCTTGTGACATTAGGTGGCATGCATGTAGCCGATGCAATTGTCAATCAACATTAG